GGATCAGCAGACGTGTCCCTGACAGTCCCAGACACCATcaccacctgggagacagaggcCTTCTGCCTGGCCCCCGGTGGGTTTGGTCTGGCTCCCCCAGTGGAGCTCACGGTCTTCCAGCCCTTCTTCCTGGAGATCACCCTGCCCTACTCCATCATCCGGGGAGAGAACTTTGACCTGAAGGCCACTGTCTTCAACTACCTGTCCAAGTGCATCATGGTATGTACCCCACCTCATGACTGTTGAGCCGACTGATGTTTATTGTGTCACTTACCTTCAGTAATTAGTGTAATAATTAACACCAGTATATCTTACCCTTTGTAATGTTTCCAGGAAGACCAAAGTGTAAAAGTctaaaagtgaaaaaataaaataaaaaaagggtttaagtgtttttgccagactgAAGGAAGGTCTTCATGTAAAAGCAGTGGACAGTGGCAGTTCTATATGTGCAATGAAGACAggtttaaggtgcaagtcggtATGTATTAAATGAAATGCCGGAATTGCAGAAAAGCTAgacaccagtgatgtgctgggcagtttgTACCActcgttgcagggccttccaatCGGCTAGGGTGCAtctgccaaaccacactgtggtgcagttagtcagaatgctctcgattgtgcagcaggaaaagttcacaaggatcttggaactTGGATTAGATTGATGGCCTCTCCTCATATTGAAATTATTACACATCCCATCCTGGATTTTAACTAATAAGTCCATTCTCCCCTAAAACTGATAAGtgattatttttaacaatacaaTTGAGTCAAGCAATTTCAGTAATAAGTAATCATTGGTCATATTTTATTAAGTGCTACTCTCCAAAACCAGATACAAAGCTACTGTTTGTTTGTCCATGGAGAAAAATCCTGCATTGACTAGGTTTTGCCACCCTACTCTAGCTAGGTGTCATTCTTGTGTTTTCCAAGTCATCTTCCCAGTGTTCCTATTTGACAGGTTGCAGTGACTCCAGCTCCCTCATTGGACTACACTCTCACACCCTTGAATGACGTCCAGTACTCATCATGCTTGTGTGCCAATGAACGAAAGACCTTCAGCTGGACAATGTCACCCTCTGTCCTTGGTAAGATGGAAGTCACCATTTAACCATGCTTACTGTACAATCCAATTTCCCCAAAAGTTgagacactgcgtaaaatgcaaataaatacataatgcattgatgtgcatatcatttaatccctatgtTTTattggtacaaagacaacatatcagatgttgaaactgaaaaattttgttgtttttggaaaaatatatatgaatttgataccagcaacatgtttcaaaaaaggttttgtcatatttttcgtttcataatgcgcaaaatgttttacatggtTGATTGTTCTGGACTGCacgcaggccagtttagcacctggactcttttactacggagccatgctattgtaatacattcagaatgtggtttgccattgtcttgctgaaataagcaaggccttccctgaaaaagatgttgtctggatggcagcatatgttgctccaaaacctgtatatagtgttcagcattaatggtgccttcacagatgtgcaaatcacccaggccatgtgcactaatgcacccccataccatcacagatgctggcttttgatctgtgccctgataacaagccggatggtccctctcctctttagacTGAAGGACACAGCATCTATGatccccaaaaattatttctaattttcatttgtcagaccacaggagagTTTTCcatttcgcctcagtccatGTTAAATGAGCTCGGTCCCAGAGAACACaacagcgtttctggatctggcttatatctggtttcttctttgcatggtagagatttACAGGCACGCCTTTAtggatgcagtgacaaactgcattcacagacaatggctttcggaagtgttcctgagcccatgcagtgatttccactgtTGTTAATGCAGTTTCACTTGACGGCTGAAGATCATTGCCATTCCAATATTAGTTTTCGGCATTGTcccttgtttacattttttttattatattatgtatagtAGCtcatgagatccccaaactcttcgcAATTGTATGTTGGGAAACGTTCATCTTAAATTGTTTCCCCTTTTTGCCCATGTAGTCTTTCACagggtggtgaacccctccccatctttatttCTGAGAAAATCATCCTCTCCTGGATGCTCTTttttatacacaatcatgttaccgacctgttgccaattaacatttttagttgtgtgatattccaccaggattatacaacatttccagtcttttgttggcgtatacaataacaataaaatgtttcagtttcatcatttgatatgttttctattgaatatagggttccaatgatttgcacatcttagGTTTATGTTTTCATAACCATTTTACACAACGTCcaaacttttctggaaacagggttgtacattgaAAGGTAAAGTACCTTAATAACAAACGAAAACTTCTGGTTTATTTATTGTAGTGTGGTTTTATCTGTGTACTGTGTGCTGACCTTTGATGTTCCAGTCTCtgtcaatgtgtttttgtaggGGTTTTGAATGTGACCATTAGTGCAGAGGCTGTCCAGTCACATGCTGCTTGTGACAATGAGATTGTGAGTGTACCAGAGAGAGGACACATTGACATAGTCACACGGAGCCTGCTAGTGAAGGTATTTACTGTTTTagtcaaacatttgaatgtcttGGGACTATTCTGTCACATCTACCAACTATTACACAGAAACCATCtagttttacagtactgttACTGCTTCTGACGGAAATGAATCCCTCTGTCAGGctgaaggaactgaagaaaCTAAAACCTACAACTGGTTGCTGTGTCCATCTGGTCAGTACTGCAGTATCAACCATCTAATCCATCagaatttaattaaaatacagcACCAAACGTGATCTGGGTCCAAGAAACCAACACTGTTCTATTTAGGTTATTATTTACATTCATTTCAATAAACTACATATTGAATTGACCTGATCTCCTCCATGGTAAAACATATCCAATTGGTTTCTATGTCATATAAACACAATTGTCCAGGGGTGTAGCACAacattctgggccctgtacacaggcagtctctgagggcccctccccactttattcaagattcaaacattttcgagggcccctctacacgttAGGCCCCTATATGATTAGTTCCCCTTTTCGCCCCTGCATCTGTCCTTGCTCTGGCTCTGTTTGGTCATGTTGTCATGTGTCCACAGGAGAAGCTCTGACAGAGGAGGTGGAACTGCAACTGCCCATGATTGTGGTAGAAGGATCTGCTCGAGCTTCAGTCTCAGTCCTGggtaaaatatattattgttcTGGTTGGGTGGTGGCTTTAGAAAGATTTAGTTTGTGAAAAGCAATCCCTCTCCATGCTGTTTTCTAAAGAGGGGAGTTTTGCATGTTGTATGTTTTCTATAGGGGACATTCTGGGCCGCGCCCTCAAGAACCTGGATGGACTGTTGCAGATGCCATATGGGTGCGGAGAGCAGAACATGGCGCTTCTTGCCCCCAATATCTACATCCTAGAGTACTTGAGGAACACAGAGCAGCTCACCTCAGCCATCAGAGACAAGGCCACCAAGTTTCTCACTAGTGGTAAGAGTCTACACTGCTTTCAATCAGTAAATGATCTTCAGTGATTTTGAAAACTAGATGAATCTCAATTTAAAAAActcaatttaaaaaaactttctcagttaagaaaatattttataaatagacCAGATTTTGATAGACCAAAGTATCAGTACCTGTAAAGACAACAACATAATTGCTTTTAATAAGATAAAAATCAACCAACATCAAAGgcatctctctttttccccccaaaactGTTCAAAGGccttaattatttcattttaacattatataatttaaatttACAGAGCTAAAATATTAATGCAACATTCATTAATTTAAAAGATTTTACTGATTTATAGTTCATAAAATGAAAATCAGACAGTGGAAATTAATGAAATAGGACATAATTTATGGATTTACACATGACTTGAAATCCAGTTTCATCAGCTTTTTAATATGGCAAAACTGTGATGTCAATTGATTATGTAGgcaaatgaaaaataactatAAGGTATGAAAATGTGCAAACTATTATTCCTCACCATGACGTAGATTTGTGGGATATTTTAATTCACCTCCAGACACATGAGACGAACACCTTAcatgttgcatttttatttaaatagagATAACATGGTTGACAACAATTTCAATACTTTTCGTTTAAATCTATCAAATGAACAACTCAACAGACTACAATAGATGTATTGGGGACAGGAAGAAGGAATCTATATTGTTTACTGCTGATTACTCATTCATTTAAGACAAATTAGACAGAATTATCTGCACACGTTTTTCAGAAAAAGGAATGTTCAGAGAAGTAGCCAAAGTATTCTGCAAGAAACTACATTAcatatattttactattttaattattatacatttttagaaatgtaaggcatacaccgatcagccataacattatgaccactgttGTGTGAAGTGAATagcactgataatctcgttatcatgacacctgtcattgggtgggatatattaaacagcaagtgaacattctgtccccaAAGgtaatgtgttagaagcagaaaaaatgggcaagcgtaaggatctgagcaactttgacaggggccaaattgtgaccagtcagggtgccaatgctgacccctgtccactgccgaaagcaccttcaatgggcatgtgagcatcagaactagaccacagagcaatggaagaaggtggcctggtctgatgaatcacgtttccttttacatcacgtggattgCTGGGTGtatgtgcatcgcttacctggagaacacatggcccTGGGATggactatgggaagaaggcaagccagcagaggcagtgtgatgctttgggcaatgttcttatgggaaaccctgggtcctgcATTCcttgtggatgttactttgacacgtaccacagaactgagcattgttgcagaccatgtgcaccctttcatggcaatggtattccctgatggcattggcctcttccagcaggataatgccccctgacacaaagcaaaaatggttcaggaatggtttgaggaacacaacaacgagtttaAAGTTtggacttggcctccaaattccctagatctcaatccaatcaaacatctgtgggatgtgctggacaaacagattTGATCTATGGAgtccccaccttgcaacttacaagacttgctgctaacatcttggtgccagataccacagcacaccttcagaggtctagtggagtccattctacgatgggtcagggctgtgttGGTGGTGAAAgggggaccaacacaatattaggcaggtgatcataatgttatggctgattggtgtatcacAGACATGAATAATGTTGAAAAGATTCATACATTTCCAGAAAGATTTATTttgccttatacatttttctaaagcaTTATTAATTTgtaactataaaaaaataatattttcccacCAGACAAGGATTTCCTGATTTTCTAGAATCACTGTTCTGATACATAGCCACTCctttttatgtaaatgtattgacaTCACCCGCAACTCAACATATCTTGAAGGGTATGCACAGCTTCAATAAACCATAATCCCAGAGCTGTTACAATCATAATCATCAATAAGTATGTTAAAAACAGCTTGTGCTGAAGGCAGAATCTCTCTTTGAAAAAGACTAGCCAAACAGAATGGCCATGAGGAAAGgagataaacatttaaaaaaatacattttaactgtcAATGACTCAGGTTACCAAAGGCAGCTGAATTACAAGCATTCAGATGGGGCCTACAGCACATTTGGCCAAGGATCTGGAAACACTTGGTGAGAACTGGGATTGTATTTCGACTAATGACTTAAGCAATATAAGAATTTGTTTGGAAgccatttttctttcaaatattaacaaattcGATCAAATTTTTTATGGCAGGAGTTGAAATAAGATATGAATGATGCAAattcaaattgtatttatggCTTCTTATGGATGTATAGTGAGACATTCAAATCAAGTTTTCACACATGTTCTTTGTTCACAGGCTGACTGCATTTGTCTTGAGATCCTTTAGCAAGGCACAGTCTTTTATCTATATAGATCCTTTAAAAATTAAGGAAACCACGACATGGTTggaagagaaacaaaaagaaaatggctgTTTCCTAAGACTTGGGGAACTCTTTAACAACCGAATGAAGGTACAGATATTaaataaaagagagaaaaaatatatattttgggtcCTTGGTCAGTCAACCCTtgtctgtttatttacattgctAATGTAAAGACTGACCCATACAAACCATAACCCACTAAACAAACCATGCTATGTAAAGGATGTTCACAAGGTTTTGTTTTTGGCATAATGTTTTCTAGGGTGGGGTGTCTGATGAAGTAACTCTTACAGCCTACATAACTGCCTCAATGCTGGAGAGCAACATGTCAGTTTCAGTAAGTATATTCTCAGGCTTGGCGCTGGGATTTTTCTCTCCCAGTGCTAAGAGAGAGTTTGACCGAGGAGGTACTAACAGAATACCTGGTTATTAacttaatgttttataaaataaatacaaaaatgcttGAGGGGGCTTAACTGGGGCTACGCAGATTTGTGATTTGGCTATAGCACCCCCTAGCCCTGATGTAGCACAGAGTCTGTATTTTCTCCACCTGCCTATTCTCATAACAGcaaaccacattttgcatttacattttagtaattttatTTAATCCAGAGCAACGTTTAATGCTGCTGAACTGCTGAATGATCTGGTTCATTTTAGGCACCCAACAGAAGATAAATGCAGTCACTTTCTGGActctaataataatatacattttgtgttgcaTAAGGATCCTGTTGTGAACAGCAGCTTGTCTTGTCTGAGGAACTCCACCAGTGATTTGTCCAACACCTACACTACTGCTCTGCTAGCCTACACCTTTACCCTGGCAGGAGACATGGAGATGCGGACGCTGCTTCTGCAGCACCTGGACAAGATTGCTTTACAAGAGGGTGAGACATGCTCTTCTGTACTGTAGACCTGAATACTAGACCTCATTGGTTTGTTCTTTACTCAGAATCACAGAAAAATACTCTTGATAAAATGCATCTTACACAGCTTTTCACCAAAGTCACATTTTAGTCTTGTGTCTGATGAATCATTAGTCCTTGTTCTCTGATTAGgtttatgtagtgtgtgtgttggtatatGAGTGTTGATGTGTCTATGCATGTGTGTTCTCCTCAGGGGGTCTCCTGCACTGGAACCAGACCTCCTCAGAGACCTCAGCCTCTCTGGCAGTGGAGATCAGCTCCTATGTTCTGCTGGCGTCCCTCAGTGCCTCCCCTCTGTCTACCGCTGATCTGGGCTACTCCTCCCGCATAGTCAGGTGGTTGGTGAAGCAGCAGAACTCCTATGGTGGCTTCTCCTCCACACAGGTGAGTCCAAAACAGCAGTGCTGGTAGTGAGACAATGTGCCTGTTTGAGATTGACTACAATCAGACTACATCTACAAAACACCTTGCATCCAAAATAGATCATCAGAATTAATGGATTAGAGATTTTTAACAGAGAAGAGGCACAAAGAAAAATCACACATAGTAGGATAACAGAAAACAGGCTGagtttgcttttgtttgttcactgtgtgtgtgtgtgtgtgtgtgtgtgtgtgtgtgtgtgtctgtgtgtgtctgtgtgtgtgtgtaggacacAGTGGTGGCCCTCCAGGCCCTGTCTCTCTACTCCACCAAGGTGTTCAGTAAAGAGGGCTCCAGCACAGTGACAGTAAAATCTCCCAGTGGGGGACAGAATGTCTTTGATGTGAACCAGAACAACAAGCTTCTCTACCAGGAGCGCCAGCTGCAGGATGTGGCTGGGAAGTACACTGTGGAGGTGAAGGGCAGTGCTTGTGCCTCAGTACAGGTCAGCCCAATCCTTCATTTACTCCTAGACCCCAGGCATTTATGTTAAgtttttgatatattttaaaatgctgtTAAATATGTAGTTGAATATGACCAGGGCTGATTAACTGATTTCATTTGGTTGTTTTCTAGCTGTCACAGCATTACAACATCCCTACTCCTACAGTTGACACATCGCTCAGCATTCAGGTCATACCAGAAGTTGAGTGTAACAGCGACACTAAGAGAAAAATAGTCAGGCTGAATATTCAATTCCAGTAAGGATGATTTTCTGAGTGAAATGAAAAAGTCTATTAATCTAACAAACTTTTGTCTGGACGTATTTTTAATTGTTCCCTGGCTAAATGCAGTGTGTCTGACTGGACAGAATCCAATAATTTCTAAATTAACAATCACTCCAGttctttcattgttatgctttAGTCAAAATTACACTTGAATATTCTGTAGGTTTATGGTCTTCTCTATCTTTTCTCTAACAGGTATGAAGGAAAAGAACAGAACACCAATATGATTATAGTGGATATGAAAATGTTGTCTGGCTTTTCCCCTGTCCCAGAATCCTTGTTGGAGGTGAGGTTTTATAATAGGCcttaaattaacattttacatgtaaACTTGGATGTAACAGAGCTCAGTTTCTGTGGTCAAAATAGGAATAATCTGTGAATGGCTGGTCTTTACAGATGAAGAATTACCTTCTTGTGGAGCGTGTCGATACCAAAGATGAccatgttttactgtacttgaCAGGGGTGAGACAAACCAACCCATTTCAACTACTCTTAAATGTAGACTTACAATGAATATACATTGAAACCAACAAACATAATTTGTACATTGCAGTAACTATTATAGTATCACAACTACTGCTATGATATCAATGTACATGTTGAACAATATGTGATGGTActctaaataatatttaaaggtAATCATACAGTATATGGTGTATGTTAGCTACTCAGGTTTGTGTATTGTTTAGACAGAAAATATAGTGAGGTATATTAgtggaacatttctgttttagtgCATTTCATAATTGTGATTTTTTCCCCAACAGTTACAATCAGCCGTGCCCCATTACTGCAGCCTAGACATCGTTCAGCAGCTCCCAGTAAAGAATCTAAAACCAGCTGTGGTCAAAATCTATGACTACTACCAGCCAAGTAAATTCATATCTAATCctctacaaaatgttttttcattctcAAATAAATTCAACATTTATGCCAATGGGACGTTGAAGTAAAACTTTGAGTTATCAGGATTTAATCTCTTTGTACTGAGAAGTAACATGGTTTGTTTCCTCCAGGTGACCAGGCTGAGACAGAATATGACTTCCCATGTGATATTGGTGAGCTCCATTATAAATGCtgagaaataacattttcttattaATTTGCACAAATGTGTTATTATACAGGTGccggtcataaaatttgaatatcatcaaaatttATTTCAGTATATCCATTCAAACAGTGAaactttttatattatattcattcattacacacagactgaaatatttcaaatgtttatttcttttaattgtgatgattataactgacaactaatgaaaatcccaaattcagtatctcagaaaatttgaatattatttaagatttttagaaatgttggccaactgaaaagtataaacatgaaaagtatgagcatgtacagcactcaatacttagttggggctccttttgcctgaattactgcagcaatgcggcgtggcatggagtcgatcagtctgtggcactgcacaggtgttatgagagcccaggttgctctgatagtggccttcagctcttctgtattgttgggtcaggcgtattgcatcttcctcttcacaataccccatagattttctatagggttaaggtcaggcgagtttgctggccaattaagaacagggataccatggtccttaaaccaggtactggtagctttggcactgtgtgcacgTGCCAAgttctgttggaaaatgaaatctgcatctccataaagttggtcagcagcaggaagcatgaaatgctctaaaacttcctagtaggcagctgcgttgaccttggacctcagaaaacacagtggaccaacaccagcagatgacatggcaccccaaaccatcactgactgtggaaactttacactggacttcaagcagcgtggattctgtgcctctcctctctttctccagactctgggaccttgatttccaaaggaaatgctaaatttactttcatcagagaacataacccAGCAGTTCAGTCCTTTtcgtctttagcccaggcgagacgcttctgacgctgtgtcttgttcaagagtggcttgacacaaggaatgcgacagctgaaacccatgtcttgcatacgtctgtacgtgatggttcttgaagcactgactccagctgcagtccactctttctgaatctcccccacatcttttccttcccttcgcctctctattaatgtgcttggacacagctctgtgaacagccagcctctttagctatgaccttttgtgtcttgccctccttgtgcaaggtgtcaatggttgtcttttggacagctgtcaagtcagcagtcttccccgtgattgtgttgcctacagaactagactgagagaccatttaaaggcctttgcaggtgatttgggttaattagctgattagtgtgtggcaccaggtgtcttcagtattgaatcttttcacagttttgtaattttctgagatactgaatttggggttttcattagttgtcagttataatcatcaaaattaaaagaaataaacacttgaaatatatcagtctgtgtagaatgaatgtatacattatacaagtctCACTTTTTggatggaattactgaaataaatcaactttttgatgttcagattttatgaccagcacctgtataacaTGTACTCATCTGAAAACAacgttttatttttcctttatgAATGCATTGATGGCATTGTCTAAAGTCCAAACGATCTACGAAAATGGAAAGACGGAGGaaattatacagatttacgagatACCACGCGTACCACTGTTACCAGAGACTTTCTAGtccactggtgccggtc
The sequence above is a segment of the Esox lucius isolate fEsoLuc1 chromosome 1, fEsoLuc1.pri, whole genome shotgun sequence genome. Coding sequences within it:
- the LOC117594271 gene encoding alpha-2-macroglobulin-like isoform X2; the encoded protein is MDQTGCASHVFKLLAFKDENEILLSDNFIFSTKVEEQGTSIIRSEEKRITFSYVLGKLSFVDTPKIYEHGSIVEGKIKAVHFNDTPISDMSVYLLGSDWSSLRHLLNLTTDIHGIASFSLNTTGMPNEDIDLIISSTPEFSYGGYRTPYFDTGKHKLSVIRPAAPDSKTSSYLDIQKTDQTLACGQEVSIPVQYVIVGETASSGAVDVIYLALSRGAIVDHGYRKVIMQDSSVTEGEVTFDLAVVPEMAPVVQILVYSMLPSGTIIAHSMNFPTEKCFRNKVSVEFSPSNAVPGEKNTLQLSALPGSLCGLSAVDKSVHIMEPGKRLDAGKIFNILPVTEANSFDYDLEDPSDCLQVRLRRYILPHPRPNREKNSAYEVFKKLGLKLATNLVYRVPACLKFQGVEYYHSSVGTYRTYYLQSHPEYSMIHGFILDRSRLIPTAQIVQMRTFFPETWIWDLVEVGESGSADVSLTVPDTITTWETEAFCLAPGGFGLAPPVELTVFQPFFLEITLPYSIIRGENFDLKATVFNYLSKCIMVAVTPAPSLDYTLTPLNDVQYSSCLCANERKTFSWTMSPSVLGVLNVTISAEAVQSHAACDNEIVSVPERGHIDIVTRSLLVKAEGTEETKTYNWLLCPSGEALTEEVELQLPMIVVEGSARASVSVLGDILGRALKNLDGLLQMPYGCGEQNMALLAPNIYILEYLRNTEQLTSAIRDKATKFLTSGYQRQLNYKHSDGAYSTFGQGSGNTWLTAFVLRSFSKAQSFIYIDPLKIKETTTWLEEKQKENGCFLRLGELFNNRMKGGVSDEVTLTAYITASMLESNMSVSDPVVNSSLSCLRNSTSDLSNTYTTALLAYTFTLAGDMEMRTLLLQHLDKIALQEGGLLHWNQTSSETSASLAVEISSYVLLASLSASPLSTADLGYSSRIVRWLVKQQNSYGGFSSTQDTVVALQALSLYSTKVFSKEGSSTVTVKSPSGGQNVFDVNQNNKLLYQERQLQDVAGKYTVEVKGSACASVQLSQHYNIPTPTVDTSLSIQVIPEVECNSDTKRKIVRLNIQFQYEGKEQNTNMIIVDMKMLSGFSPVPESLLEMKNYLLVERVDTKDDHVLLYLTGLQSAVPHYCSLDIVQQLPVKNLKPAVVKIYDYYQPSDQAETEYDFPCDIVQTIYENGKTEEIIQIYEIPRVPLLPETF